Proteins encoded together in one Sinorhizobium meliloti window:
- a CDS encoding biotin--[acetyl-CoA-carboxylase] ligase translates to MTGGRSGGRSSPEDFRHVALAETVSTNNECLLRAREGDPGNLWITAVRQTGGRGRRGRAWFSEPGNLYASLLLIDPAPVDRLHAMPLAAAVAVHRAIRRVMPPGGAEAAIKWPNDILIDGRKTCGILLEGEVLADGRRALVIGCGINVAVMPEDALYPVTSLRREGATTSPEELFAHLFVTMAETLAVWDRGAGVAAIIDQWRAAAKGIGEAITVNLPDRSLSGRFAGIDRDGRLLLDTGSGPPQTIAAGDVFFG, encoded by the coding sequence TTGACCGGCGGACGAAGCGGCGGCCGGAGTTCGCCTGAAGATTTCCGGCACGTCGCGCTCGCCGAAACGGTCTCGACCAACAACGAGTGCCTTCTGCGGGCGCGCGAGGGTGATCCCGGCAATCTCTGGATCACCGCGGTGCGCCAGACCGGAGGCAGGGGCAGGCGTGGCCGCGCCTGGTTCTCGGAGCCGGGGAACCTCTACGCATCCCTGCTGCTCATCGATCCGGCGCCGGTGGACAGGCTGCATGCGATGCCGCTCGCCGCAGCGGTTGCGGTCCATCGGGCCATCCGCCGAGTGATGCCACCGGGCGGAGCCGAGGCCGCGATCAAATGGCCGAACGATATTCTTATCGACGGGCGGAAAACCTGCGGCATTCTTCTCGAAGGCGAGGTTCTGGCCGACGGGCGGCGGGCCCTGGTGATTGGCTGCGGCATCAACGTCGCCGTCATGCCTGAAGACGCACTTTACCCCGTCACATCGCTTCGGCGGGAGGGCGCGACAACCTCTCCCGAGGAGCTGTTCGCGCATCTTTTCGTAACCATGGCCGAAACGCTCGCCGTATGGGACCGTGGCGCGGGCGTCGCCGCAATCATCGATCAGTGGCGCGCCGCGGCCAAGGGCATCGGCGAGGCGATCACGGTCAACCTGCCGGACCGCTCGCTTTCCGGCCGCTTTGCAGGTATCGATCGGGACGGCCGGCTTCTACTCGACACGGGTTCCGGCCCGCCGCAAACCATTGCAGCGGGCGACGTATTTTTTGGATGA